One window of the Pseudomonas lurida genome contains the following:
- a CDS encoding MFS transporter, translated as MLATTHTKTQKGQSLNALMFRKLMPMLIFAYVISFLDRTNISLAKTHMAVDLGISAAAYGFGAGLFFLTYALMEVPSNLIMHRVGARLWITRIMITWGLLSAGMAFITDETTFYIARALLGAAEAGLFPGVMLYLTYWFGREQRARASGYFLIGVCLANIISGPVGGLLLEMDGVWGWHGWQWLFFLEGIPAVLFSVVIWRKLPDGPSTASWLSKEEVTEVEQVLKKAHDEEIASGNVGHSFKGVLKIPQIWLAIAVYFLHQVSVYSVIFFLPGIIGTYGGLSSLQIGLLNSIPWIAAALGAAFLPKYATTPKISRKIMFGGLLLMSAGLTLAAFTTPLIALIGFTLTASMFFVVQPVIFLFASSRLAGAGMAAGLALVNTFGITGGFFGPSLLGFVEQTTGSTKNGLIIVAALLTLAAFLSLKLRQAQETIAKKTRDNIVLPQAAPCITDNASTK; from the coding sequence ATGTTAGCTACGACCCATACAAAAACACAAAAGGGACAGTCGCTGAACGCTTTAATGTTTCGCAAACTAATGCCGATGTTAATCTTTGCTTACGTTATAAGCTTTCTAGACAGAACTAACATTTCACTTGCCAAAACACATATGGCAGTAGACTTGGGTATTTCCGCTGCCGCATACGGTTTTGGTGCAGGGCTCTTCTTCCTTACCTATGCACTCATGGAGGTACCCAGTAACCTGATCATGCACCGGGTAGGTGCCCGACTCTGGATCACCAGGATCATGATCACCTGGGGTTTGTTGTCTGCCGGTATGGCCTTCATTACCGATGAGACTACGTTTTACATTGCCCGCGCGCTATTGGGGGCAGCTGAAGCCGGATTATTCCCAGGTGTAATGCTCTATTTAACCTATTGGTTTGGTCGTGAGCAAAGGGCACGAGCCAGTGGCTATTTTCTAATCGGGGTCTGTCTCGCGAATATCATCAGCGGGCCGGTTGGTGGGCTGCTGTTAGAAATGGATGGAGTCTGGGGGTGGCACGGCTGGCAGTGGCTGTTCTTCTTGGAGGGAATTCCAGCTGTTCTATTTTCCGTCGTGATTTGGCGAAAGCTTCCGGACGGCCCATCTACTGCAAGTTGGTTATCAAAGGAAGAAGTCACTGAAGTAGAGCAAGTTCTGAAGAAAGCACATGATGAAGAAATCGCCTCCGGCAATGTAGGTCATTCTTTTAAGGGCGTTCTTAAAATCCCTCAGATTTGGCTTGCGATCGCGGTGTACTTCCTCCACCAAGTTAGTGTGTATTCGGTAATTTTCTTCTTGCCGGGCATCATTGGAACATATGGAGGCTTGTCATCTTTACAAATAGGATTGTTAAACTCAATCCCATGGATCGCAGCAGCACTCGGGGCAGCGTTTCTTCCGAAATATGCAACTACTCCAAAAATTTCACGCAAAATAATGTTCGGTGGGCTGCTCCTGATGTCGGCTGGATTGACCCTCGCGGCCTTTACTACTCCACTGATAGCTCTAATAGGATTCACTCTTACGGCATCAATGTTTTTCGTTGTTCAGCCTGTGATATTCCTCTTTGCCAGTTCAAGGCTGGCCGGAGCAGGTATGGCGGCGGGTCTGGCGTTAGTGAATACCTTCGGTATTACTGGTGGTTTCTTCGGCCCTTCACTTCTGGGCTTCGTTGAACAAACTACTGGTAGCACAAAGAATGGGCTAATTATTGTAGCGGCTCTTTTAACGCTCGCAGCATTCCTGAGTTTGAAATTACGTCAGGCACAAGAAACGATTGCTAAAAAAACGCGGGACAACATTGTATTGCCCCAGGCTGCGCCGTGTATTACTGATAATGCGAGTACAAAATGA
- a CDS encoding GntR family transcriptional regulator, which yields MIRQTLSADVYAQLRDLLISGRVMPGEKLSLRSIAEALGVSVMPVREAVHRLVAEQALEMAANRYIRVPVLTVSQFREITSIRLNLEGQAAARAAELVDSQALAEIEKIHEAFCAEFAKGAPDESRLITLNKELHFAIYNQADMPILLQIVESLWLRIGPIINYDLRSGTERVVQRVQASHHAAMVDALKKGDSVAACESLQDDIKSAAEFILNTGALIVADAQKPAEAD from the coding sequence ATGATCCGCCAGACCCTCAGTGCGGACGTTTATGCCCAACTGCGTGATCTGCTGATAAGCGGGCGCGTTATGCCAGGGGAAAAGCTCTCGCTCAGATCTATAGCGGAAGCTCTAGGTGTTAGCGTCATGCCAGTGCGAGAGGCCGTTCACAGGTTGGTCGCAGAGCAAGCGCTTGAAATGGCGGCAAATCGATATATTCGTGTGCCTGTGCTGACTGTCAGCCAATTCCGGGAAATCACCAGTATCCGGTTGAATCTGGAGGGGCAAGCTGCAGCTCGTGCTGCGGAACTTGTTGATTCGCAGGCGCTGGCTGAGATTGAAAAGATACACGAGGCATTTTGCGCAGAGTTTGCAAAAGGTGCTCCCGATGAGTCAAGGCTGATTACGCTGAACAAAGAATTGCATTTTGCAATTTATAATCAGGCGGACATGCCCATCCTGCTCCAGATAGTTGAGTCCCTGTGGCTGAGAATAGGGCCGATCATCAACTATGACCTACGATCTGGCACTGAGCGTGTGGTTCAGCGAGTGCAAGCCAGTCATCACGCAGCGATGGTTGATGCTTTAAAGAAGGGTGACTCCGTTGCCGCCTGTGAATCACTTCAAGATGACATCAAAAGTGCTGCCGAGTTTATCCTGAATACAGGGGCGCTGATCGTTGCCGATGCGCAGAAGCCTGCCGAAGCTGATTAA
- a CDS encoding BKACE family enzyme produces the protein MARKVIITCAVTGAIHTPSMSRYLPVTPGQIAEAAIGAAEAGASIVHLHARNPIDGSPSQDPELFKQFLPAIKEASDVVINLTTGGAPTMSLEDRLRPAHQFKPEVASLNMGTMNMGLYPMLNRFKEFKHAWEEPYLAGSHDRIFKNTFTDIAHILESCSENGTRFEIECYDIGHLYTAAHFIDRGLIKPPFLIQSVFGILGGIGGHPEDVLHMRRTADRLFGDDYQWSVLPAGKQQMSIGAQSATLGGHVRVGLEDSLWDGPGQLAKSNADQVSRMRKILEGLSLEVATPADAREILKLKGGDNVNF, from the coding sequence ATGGCTCGTAAAGTCATCATCACTTGCGCGGTCACCGGCGCAATTCATACACCTTCCATGTCCCGTTACCTGCCGGTAACACCAGGTCAAATTGCCGAAGCGGCGATTGGTGCCGCTGAGGCTGGCGCCTCAATTGTTCACCTACATGCTCGTAATCCAATTGATGGCAGCCCCTCTCAGGATCCGGAACTGTTTAAGCAGTTTCTGCCGGCTATCAAAGAGGCTAGCGATGTGGTGATCAACCTGACTACAGGTGGCGCACCGACAATGTCGCTTGAAGATCGACTTCGTCCAGCACATCAGTTCAAACCGGAAGTGGCCTCACTGAACATGGGCACGATGAACATGGGTCTTTACCCAATGCTCAATCGGTTTAAGGAGTTCAAACACGCTTGGGAGGAACCATACCTCGCCGGCAGCCATGACCGCATTTTCAAAAATACATTTACCGACATAGCCCACATCCTCGAGTCATGCAGTGAGAACGGTACCCGTTTTGAAATCGAATGCTATGACATTGGGCATCTCTACACTGCTGCACATTTCATTGATCGCGGCCTCATCAAACCTCCATTTTTGATCCAATCGGTTTTCGGCATTTTGGGCGGTATCGGCGGTCACCCTGAGGATGTCCTGCATATGCGTCGCACAGCTGATCGTCTCTTCGGAGATGACTATCAGTGGTCGGTTCTTCCAGCAGGAAAGCAGCAGATGAGCATTGGTGCTCAATCAGCCACGCTTGGAGGACACGTGCGTGTGGGTCTTGAAGACTCGCTTTGGGACGGGCCGGGCCAATTGGCAAAAAGCAACGCCGATCAAGTCTCGCGTATGCGCAAAATTCTCGAAGGGCTTTCACTTGAAGTGGCGACACCTGCTGACGCGAGGGAAATCCTGAAGCTCAAAGGTGGCGATAACGTCAATTTCTAA
- a CDS encoding 3-hydroxyacyl-CoA dehydrogenase: MRSTTPSATERGPIAIVGAGLIGRAWAIVFARAGHPVRLHDMDLQTMQNSHAYIEARLNELAEFDLLNDAPLTVLTRITCVPDLAEALRDVVLVQENVRETVEAKIDIFSRMDALAPKDAILASSTSWLPASEFTKDLPGRGRCVVAHPTNPPYLVPLVELCPAPWTESEVMIRAHEIYTAAGQSPVVLSREIHGFLLNRVQAAVLNECFKLHEEGFASSEDIDRVLKDGLALRWSFMGPFETIDLNAPAGVSDYAKRYGQQNRETINSENAFDWSESAVARVHDERRQKLELEGIALRSAWRDRRLMALAAHKRQAPNS, encoded by the coding sequence ATGCGAAGTACAACTCCATCTGCGACAGAGCGTGGCCCCATTGCAATCGTTGGCGCGGGCCTGATTGGGAGAGCTTGGGCGATTGTTTTTGCTCGGGCAGGACATCCGGTGCGTTTACACGATATGGATCTGCAGACAATGCAGAACAGCCATGCCTACATCGAAGCGAGGCTTAATGAGCTCGCAGAATTCGATCTTCTTAATGACGCCCCCCTCACCGTACTGACACGCATTACTTGCGTTCCCGACCTGGCCGAGGCGCTACGTGATGTAGTGCTCGTACAGGAAAACGTTCGGGAAACGGTAGAGGCGAAAATCGATATTTTCAGTCGAATGGATGCGTTGGCGCCCAAGGACGCGATTCTTGCCAGTTCAACTTCATGGTTACCGGCCTCCGAGTTCACCAAAGATCTACCAGGTCGGGGGCGCTGCGTAGTTGCACACCCTACCAACCCACCTTATTTAGTTCCTCTTGTGGAGCTTTGCCCTGCGCCGTGGACAGAATCTGAAGTGATGATTCGAGCGCATGAGATCTACACAGCAGCAGGGCAGAGCCCTGTCGTTCTATCCCGAGAGATCCACGGCTTCTTATTGAACCGAGTCCAAGCCGCAGTCCTCAACGAATGCTTCAAATTGCATGAGGAAGGCTTTGCCAGCTCGGAGGATATTGATCGGGTGCTCAAAGATGGACTCGCCCTCCGCTGGTCATTTATGGGCCCCTTCGAAACCATCGATCTCAACGCCCCTGCCGGCGTATCTGACTATGCCAAACGCTACGGTCAGCAAAATCGCGAAACGATCAATTCCGAAAATGCTTTTGACTGGTCGGAATCAGCAGTCGCCCGAGTACATGACGAGCGCCGCCAAAAACTTGAACTTGAAGGAATTGCGTTGCGATCCGCCTGGCGTGACCGCCGCCTTATGGCTCTCGCTGCGCACAAGCGTCAAGCACCAAATTCCTGA
- a CDS encoding 2,4'-dihydroxyacetophenone dioxygenase family protein has product MNTPVKPDELAIPYALPQVPFMSPDMVHPGVMTTWLEDDNLWVPVTKSVSFKPLLLSVSGGYYINLLRVRQSGVLSRHRHSGAVHAIVLKGRWYYLEHDWVADEGSFAFEPPGETHTLFVPEDVEEMITWFHVQGGYTYVDPQGVAVGYEDVFTKLEAARSHYKNLGLPDDYIEQFIR; this is encoded by the coding sequence ATGAATACGCCCGTTAAACCTGATGAACTTGCCATTCCTTATGCTTTGCCGCAGGTGCCTTTCATGTCTCCAGACATGGTGCATCCAGGCGTTATGACCACTTGGCTCGAAGACGATAATCTCTGGGTGCCTGTCACCAAGTCAGTATCTTTCAAACCACTGCTGCTGAGCGTTAGCGGTGGGTACTACATCAACTTGCTCCGAGTGCGGCAGAGCGGGGTTTTGTCTCGTCACCGCCACTCAGGTGCAGTACATGCGATCGTGTTGAAGGGGCGTTGGTACTACCTGGAACACGATTGGGTTGCTGATGAAGGCTCCTTTGCATTCGAGCCGCCAGGGGAGACGCACACTCTGTTCGTGCCTGAAGATGTCGAAGAAATGATTACTTGGTTCCACGTTCAGGGTGGCTACACTTACGTCGATCCACAGGGGGTCGCGGTTGGCTATGAAGACGTTTTCACCAAACTGGAAGCTGCCCGCAGCCATTACAAAAATTTGGGCTTGCCGGACGATTATATCGAGCAGTTCATTCGCTGA
- a CDS encoding LLM class oxidoreductase, with translation MTSLSPSLELSPELAAHPAYSRVFQPEGLTFGYIMPLEGYPNSPFPTLQDHQRLARIADEAGFASLWMRDVPFYDPSFGDTGQMIDPFVYLGYLAAVTKKIALGTTGIVLPLREPLIVAKQSVSVDQLTGGRFLLGLSSGDRPIEYPAFGIDFEAREERYREGFELIKTVTENSFPSVSTKLFGHLKGLLDMVPKPVGPRLPMIVVGRARQTLEWIANNADAWIWHLSDFNRLPGLIREFRSASQIGNVKPYGYATFFDLAKDPSTPLERGYNGIRIGRNALVELWKRQQDEGVSHVALNIKPLQRPAADVLEEMAEYVLPHFPIGQPASQVTQ, from the coding sequence ATGACTTCTCTCAGCCCTTCCCTTGAGCTCAGTCCCGAGCTTGCAGCTCATCCGGCCTATTCGCGAGTGTTCCAGCCCGAAGGCCTCACCTTCGGATACATCATGCCCTTGGAGGGCTATCCGAATTCACCGTTTCCCACGCTGCAGGATCATCAACGCCTTGCTCGCATCGCGGACGAGGCTGGATTCGCAAGTCTGTGGATGAGAGATGTGCCCTTCTATGACCCGAGCTTTGGTGACACAGGGCAGATGATCGACCCCTTCGTCTACCTTGGATATTTGGCAGCCGTAACTAAAAAAATTGCTTTGGGAACCACAGGAATCGTTCTTCCACTGCGCGAGCCGTTGATCGTTGCTAAACAATCTGTGTCGGTTGACCAGCTCACCGGTGGACGATTCTTGTTAGGGCTCTCCAGCGGAGATCGCCCGATCGAATATCCAGCATTCGGGATTGATTTCGAAGCGAGAGAAGAACGATACCGGGAAGGCTTCGAGCTGATTAAGACAGTCACTGAAAATAGCTTCCCAAGCGTCTCAACCAAACTTTTCGGCCATCTGAAAGGTTTGCTAGACATGGTACCCAAGCCAGTTGGCCCTCGACTCCCCATGATTGTCGTGGGCCGGGCCCGTCAGACGCTTGAGTGGATAGCCAATAATGCCGACGCCTGGATTTGGCATCTGAGCGACTTCAATCGTTTGCCCGGCCTCATCCGCGAGTTCCGTTCTGCCAGTCAGATCGGCAATGTAAAACCATACGGCTACGCGACGTTTTTCGATCTGGCGAAGGATCCGAGCACACCGCTGGAACGCGGCTACAACGGAATAAGGATCGGGCGTAATGCTCTCGTGGAGCTCTGGAAACGGCAACAGGATGAAGGTGTTTCACACGTCGCACTGAATATCAAACCTCTGCAGCGACCAGCCGCTGATGTCCTGGAGGAGATGGCTGAGTATGTCCTGCCACACTTTCCCATAGGCCAACCTGCCTCGCAGGTGACCCAGTGA
- a CDS encoding alpha/beta fold hydrolase, whose product MTLINDAKWLSQFADELNGDADWTAAARYFDGRIQFKHSTGFSTLAVLAGKVVAVYPEGSPLGADIIVSGADDEWQRVLDGKIDWFEALSPGLGKLELEGNVVAAWQYVDVMARAFDAMKRVGKANNNPPVSYSPGPKPSGKETVGRYITVDGIRVYYEESGEGRPLVCFHAASQDSLMYRHVLDGLSDEFRVIAIDAPGHSKSELPESGPFHSLTRHAELNEHLMEALGLEKPAIMGCSMGGNLVLELGARRPDAYSAIISAEGADFTPTVSEFFLDMLLMNGPEIIGAWSRSMTGNRTPPDRAREVVWQISRTTPQVMKGDLTGYANFDQRQQVGKIKAPVLLLRGDADWLVYQEKVEETASRIPGSKIAVLAGTGHYPMTENPLEFCDTVRAFLREADHGHAG is encoded by the coding sequence ATGACCCTTATTAATGATGCCAAATGGTTGAGCCAATTCGCCGACGAGTTAAACGGTGATGCTGATTGGACTGCCGCTGCTCGCTATTTTGATGGGCGCATTCAATTCAAGCACAGCACAGGTTTCTCAACGCTTGCGGTTCTCGCCGGTAAAGTTGTTGCGGTTTACCCGGAAGGAAGCCCGTTGGGCGCTGACATCATCGTGTCTGGTGCTGATGATGAGTGGCAGCGCGTTCTTGACGGAAAGATCGACTGGTTTGAAGCGTTGTCCCCTGGATTGGGAAAACTTGAGCTTGAGGGCAACGTGGTCGCTGCATGGCAGTACGTAGATGTGATGGCCCGCGCGTTCGACGCAATGAAGCGTGTAGGGAAAGCTAATAATAACCCACCAGTCTCGTACTCTCCCGGGCCTAAGCCGTCGGGGAAAGAGACGGTAGGACGGTACATTACCGTTGATGGAATTCGCGTTTATTACGAAGAATCAGGGGAGGGGCGTCCACTCGTTTGCTTCCACGCAGCATCACAAGATTCTCTGATGTACAGGCACGTACTGGACGGCCTCTCAGATGAGTTCCGCGTCATTGCAATTGACGCCCCCGGGCATAGCAAATCAGAGCTACCCGAATCAGGCCCATTCCACAGCCTCACTCGCCATGCGGAGTTGAATGAGCACCTTATGGAGGCTTTGGGACTTGAGAAACCCGCCATCATGGGATGCTCGATGGGTGGCAATCTGGTGTTGGAATTGGGGGCACGTCGGCCCGATGCGTACAGCGCGATCATTTCAGCTGAAGGGGCAGATTTTACCCCGACGGTTTCCGAGTTCTTCCTCGATATGTTGCTCATGAATGGGCCAGAGATCATCGGTGCCTGGTCTCGTTCGATGACGGGCAATCGCACTCCACCAGATCGTGCGAGGGAGGTGGTGTGGCAGATCTCGCGCACCACGCCGCAGGTGATGAAAGGTGACCTCACAGGCTATGCGAACTTTGATCAGCGGCAACAAGTTGGAAAAATCAAAGCGCCTGTTTTACTTCTGCGCGGTGACGCAGATTGGTTGGTGTACCAAGAGAAGGTTGAGGAGACAGCATCTCGCATTCCCGGCAGTAAGATCGCCGTGCTCGCAGGTACTGGCCACTATCCAATGACTGAAAACCCATTGGAGTTCTGTGACACGGTACGCGCTTTCCTTCGTGAAGCGGATCACGGCCACGCAGGCTGA
- a CDS encoding UxaA family hydrolase → MKSTSLALKLHPNDNVAIARASIPQGAVVTEFGNIVVLADVPAAHKIALAHVNPGDPVLRYGQIIGFATKSIEPGDYVHTHNLEMATFERDYAFGEDAKVASPAASPVTFQGFVRADGRVATRNYIGVVSTVNCSSTVTKMVVEHFSRNGVLDAYPNVDGVVPITHSFGCCIEHNGEGVNQLRRTLGGFIKHANFAGVVVIGLGCEANQMGALFMAQGIETGKLIAPVVIQDVGGTRNATDAAIAAVESMLPVANECRREPVSARHLTVALQCGGSDGYSGITANPALGVAVDMLVAQGGTAILSETPEIYGAEHLLTRRAATREVGQGIVDLIKWWESYADREKGSIDNNPTPGNKAGGLTTILEKSLGAVAKSGSTALMGVYRYAEPITARGLVFMDAPGYDPMGATGQIASGANLVAFTTGRGSCFGAKPAPSIKLATNTKMYTRMKDDMDINCGDVMDGDATLESKGKEIFDMLIRVASGEKSKSEALGVGNEETVPWMIGAQM, encoded by the coding sequence ATGAAGAGTACATCCCTGGCACTTAAACTACATCCCAACGATAATGTTGCAATCGCACGCGCGTCGATACCTCAAGGAGCCGTGGTTACGGAGTTCGGTAATATCGTGGTGCTCGCCGATGTGCCCGCAGCGCACAAAATCGCCCTTGCACACGTAAACCCAGGTGATCCTGTTCTGCGTTATGGCCAGATCATTGGCTTTGCTACTAAATCCATTGAGCCAGGCGATTACGTGCATACGCACAATCTGGAGATGGCTACGTTCGAGCGAGACTACGCGTTCGGCGAGGATGCCAAAGTCGCGTCGCCTGCTGCCTCTCCTGTGACATTCCAAGGTTTCGTCCGCGCTGACGGGCGAGTAGCAACTCGAAACTACATTGGTGTAGTGAGCACTGTGAACTGCTCCTCCACTGTTACCAAAATGGTGGTTGAACACTTCTCGCGAAACGGTGTGCTGGATGCTTACCCAAACGTGGACGGTGTGGTGCCGATCACTCACAGCTTCGGTTGCTGTATAGAGCACAATGGCGAGGGGGTGAACCAACTGCGGCGCACGCTAGGCGGGTTCATCAAGCACGCCAACTTCGCTGGCGTGGTTGTCATCGGCCTTGGCTGTGAAGCCAATCAGATGGGCGCTCTGTTCATGGCCCAGGGCATCGAGACCGGCAAGCTTATCGCTCCCGTGGTCATCCAAGACGTTGGCGGAACCCGCAACGCAACGGACGCCGCCATTGCCGCCGTAGAATCGATGCTGCCGGTTGCCAACGAGTGCCGACGCGAGCCAGTCTCGGCGCGGCACCTGACCGTGGCGCTCCAGTGCGGCGGTTCAGACGGATACTCGGGCATCACGGCCAACCCCGCCCTCGGTGTGGCTGTCGATATGCTCGTAGCGCAGGGCGGAACGGCCATTCTTAGCGAAACGCCCGAAATCTACGGCGCTGAACACCTCCTGACTCGCCGCGCGGCAACCCGTGAGGTTGGCCAAGGTATCGTCGACCTTATCAAATGGTGGGAAAGCTACGCAGACCGCGAAAAAGGCAGCATCGATAACAACCCCACACCTGGCAACAAGGCTGGCGGCTTGACGACCATTCTTGAAAAGTCTTTAGGCGCAGTTGCCAAAAGCGGCTCCACCGCACTCATGGGGGTGTACCGTTACGCCGAGCCAATCACGGCCCGAGGCTTGGTGTTTATGGATGCACCTGGCTACGACCCGATGGGAGCCACTGGCCAAATCGCCAGCGGCGCAAACCTCGTTGCGTTCACCACCGGACGCGGCTCGTGCTTTGGCGCCAAACCTGCTCCTTCGATCAAGCTTGCGACGAATACCAAAATGTACACTCGCATGAAGGATGATATGGACATCAACTGCGGGGATGTCATGGATGGCGATGCCACCCTTGAATCGAAGGGTAAAGAGATTTTCGACATGCTCATACGAGTGGCTTCTGGAGAAAAATCTAAAAGCGAGGCGTTGGGCGTCGGCAATGAAGAAACAGTACCTTGGATGATCGGCGCTCAAATGTAA
- a CDS encoding LysR family transcriptional regulator — MDQYSQMLAFIWSTECGSFSAAARAHEMTPSAISKLIARLEDRLRVRLFQRGSRVLTLTEEGATYLRSAKAVVEAMSEADSLAEGLPSRVSGTLRIHTMTSFAKQQIVPWLPEFLDTYPGLDVEIQLGAQFVDQFEQGLDIAIHSGILPSSSRIAKKIGECEWLLCASPDYLEKYGTPQQPQDLMNHRCFNFSFASPWNKWAFIQDGLGVTTPVKPRGSFTQGELLRDMAKSGAGIVRLADFHIGKDIQDGSLVLLLDEYKAEILEPIYLLYSDRKHLSPRIRVFIEFFQKKWIANPWKVVRGLPEAT; from the coding sequence ATGGATCAATACTCCCAAATGCTAGCCTTCATCTGGTCAACAGAGTGCGGAAGTTTTTCTGCTGCCGCCAGGGCGCATGAGATGACTCCGTCGGCCATCAGTAAATTGATAGCGCGGCTAGAGGATCGGCTTCGAGTTCGACTGTTCCAGAGGGGTTCCCGAGTCCTCACTCTGACGGAGGAGGGGGCTACTTATTTGCGCAGTGCGAAAGCTGTGGTTGAGGCGATGAGTGAAGCTGACTCTCTGGCAGAAGGGCTTCCTTCAAGGGTAAGTGGCACGCTACGCATCCACACGATGACCTCTTTTGCGAAGCAGCAGATCGTGCCTTGGTTGCCGGAGTTCCTCGACACTTATCCCGGTCTTGATGTCGAGATTCAGTTAGGCGCTCAGTTCGTTGACCAGTTCGAGCAGGGATTGGACATAGCCATCCATAGCGGGATTCTTCCGAGCTCTTCCAGAATCGCAAAGAAGATAGGCGAATGTGAATGGTTGCTGTGTGCTTCACCTGACTACCTGGAAAAGTATGGAACACCGCAGCAGCCACAAGACCTGATGAATCATCGATGCTTTAACTTCAGTTTTGCCAGCCCTTGGAACAAATGGGCCTTTATCCAAGATGGCCTAGGTGTGACGACCCCTGTGAAGCCTCGAGGATCCTTTACCCAGGGTGAGCTGCTGAGAGATATGGCCAAATCAGGTGCGGGTATAGTCCGCCTTGCGGATTTCCACATTGGAAAAGACATTCAGGACGGATCGCTGGTGCTCCTGCTTGACGAGTACAAAGCGGAGATCTTAGAGCCTATTTACCTGCTCTACTCGGATAGAAAACATCTAAGTCCCCGCATCCGAGTGTTCATCGAGTTTTTCCAAAAAAAATGGATAGCAAATCCATGGAAGGTCGTGAGGGGACTACCCGAAGCGACTTGA
- a CDS encoding MFS transporter, with protein MGFAQDKIEPLPAVNRVPKGAGAASWGAMALLWLVYAMDANSRQMFFMVLPSITSEFKTSAELTGLLAAFITIATSLIAVPCMIWADKGGQGWMRKYRHLPIVIAYTLFTFLTGLNFLTGSLGVLVALQVMSHAFGGAGEAIEVTSLSEWWSKERRGFALGLHHTGYPWGTLIGGLAISALLHAYGPENWRLAFLLFPVPMIIIFSVYWWFSTKRRYESFVEHAQAVGETPPSMEAVQGVVEVPKGAFKSAMKNPNISAIALISMFAIVGYFGISFWLPQYLAFVAHYNFAEAAAYSVLFTITGGIGQIVWGWISDRAGRKLCLVLVFAWLAVGMYLFKYSSVSLTWLIAIQLFAGFAMNAPYTLLYAIAFDSAKQGTTGLAGSIVNVGIYAGGFGPFVIGMFIGAGGGFEQAAGYNYALYFISGLMVLAAIITIFFTRETTGWFLKYDKALVSKSSCNMGL; from the coding sequence ATGGGATTTGCTCAAGACAAAATCGAACCATTACCTGCGGTCAATCGTGTGCCAAAAGGAGCAGGTGCAGCCTCGTGGGGCGCAATGGCTCTTTTGTGGCTCGTGTATGCCATGGATGCCAACTCCCGCCAGATGTTCTTTATGGTATTGCCCTCCATCACCAGCGAGTTCAAGACAAGCGCTGAGCTGACTGGACTGCTTGCCGCGTTCATCACGATCGCTACATCTTTGATAGCCGTGCCTTGCATGATTTGGGCTGATAAAGGCGGTCAGGGATGGATGCGTAAATACCGCCACTTGCCAATCGTGATTGCTTACACGCTATTCACCTTTCTGACCGGCCTCAATTTCTTGACTGGCTCGCTTGGAGTGCTTGTCGCGCTGCAAGTGATGTCTCACGCATTTGGTGGTGCTGGCGAAGCCATCGAAGTCACCTCCTTGTCTGAGTGGTGGTCGAAGGAGCGCCGTGGTTTCGCCCTAGGACTTCATCACACCGGATACCCTTGGGGCACATTGATCGGTGGCTTGGCGATCAGTGCTCTACTCCACGCTTACGGCCCGGAAAATTGGCGCTTGGCATTCCTGCTGTTCCCTGTACCGATGATCATCATCTTTTCGGTCTACTGGTGGTTCAGTACGAAGAGGCGTTACGAATCCTTTGTTGAACACGCTCAAGCCGTGGGTGAGACCCCTCCATCAATGGAAGCGGTACAGGGTGTGGTGGAGGTGCCCAAAGGCGCGTTCAAGTCTGCAATGAAAAATCCGAACATCTCCGCTATCGCTCTTATCTCGATGTTCGCAATCGTTGGCTACTTCGGCATCAGCTTCTGGCTACCTCAGTACCTGGCCTTTGTTGCCCATTACAACTTCGCAGAGGCGGCTGCTTACTCGGTGCTCTTCACGATCACCGGTGGTATCGGCCAGATCGTTTGGGGATGGATTTCAGACCGTGCAGGCCGAAAACTTTGCCTAGTGCTTGTTTTCGCGTGGCTTGCGGTGGGCATGTACCTCTTCAAATACTCATCGGTCAGCCTGACTTGGCTTATCGCGATTCAGTTGTTTGCTGGATTCGCGATGAACGCGCCCTACACGTTGCTGTATGCCATTGCGTTTGACTCTGCGAAGCAAGGCACCACTGGCCTGGCGGGCTCAATCGTCAACGTCGGTATTTACGCCGGTGGCTTTGGGCCATTCGTGATCGGGATGTTCATCGGCGCAGGTGGTGGCTTTGAGCAGGCTGCGGGCTACAACTACGCGCTCTACTTTATCTCCGGCCTCATGGTACTGGCGGCCATCATCACCATTTTCTTCACCCGTGAAACTACCGGCTGGTTCCTTAAGTACGACAAGGCGCTGGTATCGAAGTCCTCTTGCAACATGGGTTTGTAA